One genomic region from Caldanaerovirga acetigignens encodes:
- a CDS encoding GTPase, whose amino-acid sequence MAVYLKKCLIVGKPNVGKTAFLINFAEYLGVRIFEFDFALPDGTKFKKKYSCKTAFHELVDSNPHKTLALQSVTLEIPVGKGKKKIQIIDTTGLIDGIHEDQNVRKSISQTISEILNSQIIIHIMDGAAVIKKDSLSSPSEVDYQISKLARSKRGYVILVNKMDLPDAEEGLKIIKEKFHGNIVIPISAINKRGFKEVKTFVAYNL is encoded by the coding sequence GTGGCCGTTTATTTGAAAAAATGCTTAATAGTAGGCAAGCCGAACGTTGGAAAAACAGCTTTCCTTATAAATTTCGCAGAATATCTTGGAGTCAGAATTTTTGAATTCGATTTTGCACTTCCTGATGGAACAAAATTCAAAAAAAAATATTCCTGCAAAACGGCATTTCATGAGCTGGTAGACAGTAATCCCCATAAAACCCTAGCTCTTCAATCTGTTACATTGGAAATACCGGTGGGGAAAGGTAAAAAAAAAATACAAATAATAGATACTACTGGTTTAATAGATGGTATTCATGAAGACCAGAATGTCCGTAAATCCATATCTCAAACCATCTCTGAAATCCTTAATTCTCAAATCATAATCCATATAATGGACGGGGCAGCGGTAATAAAGAAAGATTCTTTAAGTTCACCAAGTGAAGTGGATTACCAAATATCCAAACTTGCTCGTTCAAAAAGAGGCTACGTCATCCTCGTTAATAAAATGGATTTGCCGGACGCTGAGGAAGGATTAAAAATTATCAAAGAAAAATTTCATGGAAACATCGTCATTCCTATATCCGCTATTAACAAAAGAGGGTTCAAAGAGGTGAAAACTTTTGTGGCATATAACCTCTAG
- the spoVK gene encoding stage V sporulation protein K yields MANLNLKCKVENPDQIIDMIAKGAITPVEAFILFKEMDEKKETSPLKPNGEEKIEDVLKELDSLIGLTKVKQLVREIQAYVEIQKRRQKEQLFSEPLVLHMIFKGNPGTGKTTVARLLGKIFKQMEVLQKGHLVEVERADLVGEYIGHTAQKTREQVRRALGGILFIDEAYSLARGGEKDFGKEAIDTLVKAMEDYKDNLVVILAGYKDEMEWFLRTNPGLRSRFPIQIEFSDYTTEELMEIAKLMVEKRQYKLTPEALYKLERILKESQKNLHYDKMGNARLVRNLIEKAIRRQALRLISQKQISREDLIYIKSEDIAEIDEI; encoded by the coding sequence ATGGCCAATTTAAATTTGAAATGTAAAGTCGAAAATCCTGACCAGATTATAGATATGATTGCCAAGGGAGCAATTACGCCGGTAGAAGCTTTTATATTATTTAAAGAAATGGATGAAAAAAAGGAAACATCTCCGCTAAAACCTAACGGAGAAGAAAAAATAGAAGACGTATTAAAAGAACTTGACAGTTTGATTGGACTTACGAAAGTAAAGCAATTAGTTAGAGAAATACAAGCTTACGTGGAAATTCAAAAAAGGAGACAAAAAGAACAACTGTTCTCTGAACCTCTTGTCCTTCACATGATTTTCAAAGGCAATCCGGGCACCGGAAAAACAACAGTAGCGAGGCTTTTAGGCAAAATATTCAAACAAATGGAAGTGCTACAAAAAGGGCATTTGGTCGAAGTAGAAAGGGCCGACTTAGTTGGAGAGTATATCGGGCATACCGCTCAGAAGACGAGGGAACAAGTAAGACGTGCTCTAGGTGGCATATTATTCATTGACGAAGCATATTCTCTTGCTAGAGGGGGAGAAAAGGATTTTGGCAAAGAGGCCATAGATACGCTAGTTAAAGCAATGGAAGACTACAAAGACAATCTCGTTGTAATACTGGCGGGATATAAGGATGAAATGGAATGGTTTTTGAGAACAAATCCGGGATTGAGATCCAGATTCCCCATTCAAATAGAATTTAGCGATTATACCACGGAAGAATTGATGGAAATAGCAAAGTTAATGGTTGAAAAAAGACAGTATAAATTGACTCCGGAAGCTCTTTATAAACTTGAACGTATTCTCAAAGAAAGCCAAAAAAATTTGCACTACGATAAAATGGGAAATGCGAGGCTGGTAAGAAATCTCATCGAAAAAGCAATAAGGCGACAGGCATTGAGGTTAATAAGTCAGAAACAAATATCCCGCGAAGACCTGATATATATAAAAAGCGAAGACATAGCAGAAATCGATGAAATTTAA
- the hfq gene encoding RNA chaperone Hfq produces MTKTQINIQDGFLNQIRKENTPVTIYLINGFQMKGYVRGFDNFTVVLDSDGKQLLIYKHAVSTIAPQKPVSFTGPSAEKKTEETQ; encoded by the coding sequence ATGACCAAAACTCAAATCAACATTCAAGATGGATTTTTAAATCAAATCAGGAAGGAAAATACTCCTGTAACTATTTATCTTATCAATGGATTTCAAATGAAAGGTTATGTGCGCGGATTTGACAATTTTACCGTGGTACTTGATTCTGATGGAAAGCAGCTGCTGATTTACAAGCACGCTGTATCTACAATAGCTCCTCAAAAGCCTGTGAGTTTTACAGGTCCTTCTGCTGAAAAGAAAACTGAAGAAACCCAATAA
- the miaA gene encoding tRNA (adenosine(37)-N6)-dimethylallyltransferase MiaA: MDKKILVAIVGPTAVGKTEVSIEVALKLDGEIISADSMQIYKYMDIGTAKPTLEERKGVPHHMVDIIYPDEEFSVAEFKALAEKFIADIHSRGKIPILTGGTGLYVNAVCYGYTFSSFDKDESLRRQLKVEAEKYGNEYLYSKLKQIDPKAAEKIHPNNLRRVIRALEVYIKTGVPFSHFEELTKKRGSPYELLIFGLTRPREELYNRINMRVQKMIENGWVDEVKKLLAMGYTKELNSMQALGYREIIDYLEGRITLHEAIYLISRDTRRYAKRQYTWFRKDKNIIWFDVSKEGKEKIIENIIKSVEGKSKNS; this comes from the coding sequence ATGGATAAAAAAATATTAGTAGCCATCGTAGGTCCTACTGCCGTGGGGAAAACCGAAGTATCTATAGAAGTAGCACTAAAATTAGATGGAGAGATAATCTCAGCCGATTCAATGCAAATTTACAAATATATGGATATCGGTACGGCAAAACCAACCCTCGAGGAAAGAAAAGGTGTTCCTCATCACATGGTAGATATTATCTACCCGGATGAAGAATTCAGCGTAGCAGAATTCAAAGCACTAGCGGAAAAATTCATTGCCGATATCCACAGCCGCGGCAAGATACCCATTCTTACAGGAGGGACTGGACTTTATGTAAACGCCGTCTGTTACGGTTATACATTTTCCAGCTTTGACAAAGATGAAAGTCTAAGAAGGCAGTTGAAAGTTGAAGCCGAAAAATACGGCAATGAATATCTATACAGCAAATTAAAACAAATCGATCCAAAGGCCGCAGAAAAAATCCATCCAAACAATTTGAGAAGGGTTATAAGAGCTTTAGAAGTCTATATAAAAACGGGTGTGCCTTTTTCTCATTTTGAGGAGTTAACCAAAAAGCGGGGAAGTCCTTACGAGTTGTTAATTTTTGGTCTCACCAGACCGAGAGAGGAACTTTATAATAGGATAAACATGAGAGTACAGAAGATGATTGAAAATGGTTGGGTGGATGAAGTGAAAAAACTTCTTGCAATGGGATATACGAAAGAACTGAACTCCATGCAGGCTCTTGGTTACCGAGAAATAATAGATTATTTAGAAGGACGCATTACATTACATGAAGCCATTTACTTAATTTCCAGAGATACCCGAAGATATGCAAAAAGACAGTACACCTGGTTTAGAAAAGACAAAAATATTATTTGGTTCGATGTATCCAAAGAAGGCAAAGAAAAAATTATAGAAAATATTATTAAATCCGTTGAAGGAAAATCGAAAAATTCCTAG
- the mutL gene encoding DNA mismatch repair endonuclease MutL, protein MGKIKILDDSISAKIAAGEVIERPVSVVKELIENSIDAGSKHIFVEIEKGGKSLIKVTDDGEGMDPDDVRLAFERHATSKISNLDDIFKINTLGFRGEALPSIASVSVLTVFTKTRESSIGTKCTLRGGIIEEFEEAAVKEGCCIIVKDIFFNTPARLKFLQSSSRESSLIVDLVSKYAIGHPDISFKLSVDGKEVLFTPGNGNLQEVIARIYGFDIAKDMILVDKTFNFGRIYGYTSPPKHTRGNRSWETFFVNGRLVKDKGLSVSLEKAYKSLIPNDKFPIAFVKIEIESSLIDVNVHPAKTEIRFQCENEVLQSLYETIREGLSRTTLVPKEKLSFSKINFSERYSTAENESLLKEEYFTKIYGKIENKIKTNEQYGNTGKDVRTESPIFDVHFTRILGQLFKTYIVVQGEKEFYLIDQHAAHERILFERYSEGLNSQDISQELVCPLTLKLTFEEINFVEENSDLIRKMGFDFETFGKDTLLIRSVPYLLNKPVQPESLREAIDELKENGELRWRSREKFLASMACHTAIKAGDDLSFDEMQELLNQLMNTKNPYSCPHGRPTMISITIYELEKKFKRING, encoded by the coding sequence ATGGGAAAGATCAAAATATTGGATGATAGTATCTCGGCCAAAATAGCGGCTGGCGAAGTCATAGAAAGACCGGTCTCCGTCGTAAAGGAACTCATTGAAAATTCTATCGATGCAGGAAGCAAGCATATTTTTGTTGAAATCGAAAAAGGAGGAAAAAGCCTTATAAAAGTTACAGACGACGGCGAAGGCATGGATCCTGATGACGTCAGGCTCGCCTTCGAAAGACATGCCACAAGCAAAATATCAAATTTGGATGATATATTTAAAATAAATACCCTCGGTTTTAGGGGTGAAGCTTTACCCAGCATTGCATCGGTTTCTGTATTAACCGTTTTTACGAAGACAAGGGAATCATCGATTGGAACCAAATGCACGCTGCGGGGAGGTATCATAGAAGAATTCGAAGAAGCAGCCGTGAAAGAAGGCTGTTGTATAATTGTAAAGGATATTTTTTTCAATACACCCGCGCGCTTAAAATTTCTTCAGTCGTCGTCGAGAGAATCCTCTCTAATTGTGGACCTTGTATCAAAATATGCAATAGGTCACCCCGACATATCTTTCAAGTTATCCGTAGACGGTAAAGAAGTGCTCTTCACTCCTGGCAATGGAAATCTGCAAGAAGTAATAGCCAGGATTTACGGATTCGATATAGCAAAAGACATGATCTTAGTCGACAAAACATTCAATTTTGGCCGTATATACGGCTACACATCGCCTCCAAAGCACACACGGGGAAATAGATCCTGGGAAACGTTTTTTGTCAATGGACGCCTTGTAAAAGACAAAGGTTTGAGCGTTTCTTTAGAAAAGGCTTATAAAAGCTTAATACCTAACGATAAATTTCCCATAGCTTTCGTAAAAATAGAAATAGAAAGCTCGTTAATAGATGTCAATGTTCATCCCGCTAAAACTGAAATAAGATTTCAATGTGAAAATGAAGTGCTTCAGTCTTTATACGAAACCATTAGGGAAGGTTTATCTAGAACCACATTGGTACCAAAAGAAAAACTGAGCTTTTCTAAAATTAACTTTTCCGAACGATACAGCACGGCGGAAAATGAAAGCTTGTTGAAAGAAGAATATTTTACCAAAATTTATGGAAAAATAGAAAACAAAATTAAAACTAATGAGCAGTATGGGAATACCGGTAAGGATGTGAGAACAGAAAGCCCCATTTTCGACGTTCATTTTACCCGGATTTTAGGGCAGCTTTTTAAGACGTATATTGTAGTTCAAGGAGAAAAAGAATTTTACCTGATAGATCAGCATGCAGCCCACGAAAGAATACTTTTTGAAAGATATTCTGAAGGATTAAATTCACAGGACATTTCGCAAGAGCTAGTATGTCCGTTAACCTTAAAACTTACTTTTGAAGAAATAAATTTTGTGGAGGAAAACAGCGACCTCATAAGAAAAATGGGATTTGACTTCGAGACATTTGGAAAAGACACGCTATTAATTAGATCGGTACCTTATCTTTTAAATAAACCAGTGCAACCGGAATCTTTGCGAGAAGCAATTGATGAGTTAAAAGAAAATGGCGAACTAAGATGGCGCTCACGCGAAAAATTCTTAGCTTCTATGGCATGTCATACTGCAATAAAGGCGGGCGATGATCTTTCTTTTGATGAAATGCAGGAGCTCTTGAATCAGCTTATGAACACAAAAAATCCATATTCCTGTCCCCACGGAAGACCTACGATGATTTCAATTACAATTTACGAATTAGAAAAGAAATTTAAGCGGATAAATGGATAA
- the mutS gene encoding DNA mismatch repair protein MutS has protein sequence MDTPMIKQYREIKEKYKDYIVFFRLGDFYEMFFEDAHIAAKELEIALTSRDPENRVPMAGVPYHAADQYIYKLINKGYKVVICEQVEDPKKAKGIVKREVVKIITPGTITEINALDEKKNNYLVCIYREKHNFGIAAADLMTGEFLTTEIQSPYPYQELLDELSKLEPPECLVNISFYNDELLKKTLKTNFNFLLTTREDDYFNLESAKELLLSQFGEEQLADILKKTYSVIASGACLNYLRETQKLTLNHINSIKYYERNEYMVLDISCRKNLELTESLADGKRYGTLFWVLDKTETPMGGRTLRKWIEQPLIDIIKIKERQDAVEEFYNDYFLRQELKEQLKNLYDLERLTGKLVCGNVNARDLLAIKNTVKYFPKIKELLARCSTKLLVTLHNDLDPLNDVYEILENSINEDPPLSLKEGGLIKDGFNADIDKLRKAATEGKNWIAELERKEKERTGIKSLKVGYNKVFGYYIEVTKANLPLVPKEYIRKQTLANGERFVTEELKEYESLILGAEEKLLELEYEVFCQIREKLIAEIPRLKKSSQVISVLDVLLSLAEVAACNNYVKPELTLNDEIHIIEGRHPVVELTLKDEMFIPNDTHIDCKDSMISIITGPNMAGKSTYMRQVALIVLMAHIGSFVPAKSAQIGIVDRIFTRIGASDNLASGQSTFMVEMIEVANILKNATSKSLLILDEIGRGTSTYDGLSIAWAVIEYINKHIKAKTLFATHYHEITQLKKLKGVKNFKVLVKERGEDIIFLRKIVDGEADKSYGIQVAKLAGLPKNVIHRAQQILEELEQHDKSNIQAKQIAAVEDVASTSSETQLNIESIKNEQVIRLIKDLDINTITPLEALNLLYSIKQKLI, from the coding sequence ATGGATACTCCGATGATAAAGCAATATAGAGAAATAAAAGAAAAATACAAAGATTATATAGTGTTTTTTCGCCTCGGTGATTTTTACGAAATGTTTTTTGAAGACGCTCATATCGCTGCAAAGGAACTCGAAATAGCGCTAACTTCGCGAGACCCGGAGAATCGGGTTCCCATGGCTGGTGTTCCTTACCACGCAGCGGACCAATATATATACAAATTAATAAACAAAGGTTATAAAGTTGTAATATGTGAACAGGTGGAAGATCCCAAAAAAGCAAAGGGGATAGTAAAGCGCGAAGTCGTAAAGATAATAACGCCGGGCACTATTACAGAAATAAATGCCCTCGATGAAAAAAAGAATAATTATTTAGTTTGCATTTACAGGGAAAAACATAATTTTGGAATTGCTGCGGCAGATTTGATGACTGGTGAATTTTTAACCACCGAAATCCAAAGCCCATATCCCTACCAGGAACTGCTCGATGAACTTTCAAAGCTTGAACCTCCGGAATGTTTGGTAAATATCTCTTTTTATAATGACGAATTACTTAAAAAAACATTGAAAACCAATTTTAATTTTCTGCTCACTACTAGGGAAGACGATTATTTTAATTTAGAATCGGCAAAAGAACTCCTATTATCACAATTTGGCGAAGAACAGCTCGCAGATATTTTAAAAAAAACCTACTCCGTCATCGCTTCCGGAGCGTGTCTCAATTATTTGAGAGAAACCCAAAAGCTTACCTTAAACCATATCAATTCCATTAAGTATTATGAAAGAAACGAATACATGGTTCTTGATATTTCCTGCCGTAAAAATTTGGAGCTAACCGAATCCTTGGCCGACGGAAAAAGATACGGGACATTATTTTGGGTGCTTGACAAAACAGAAACGCCTATGGGCGGTCGAACTTTGAGAAAGTGGATAGAACAACCTTTAATAGACATCATTAAGATAAAAGAACGGCAGGATGCTGTAGAAGAGTTCTATAACGACTATTTTCTTCGACAAGAATTAAAAGAACAGCTTAAAAATTTATACGACCTTGAAAGGCTAACAGGAAAGCTGGTATGTGGGAACGTCAATGCAAGAGACCTTTTAGCTATCAAAAACACGGTTAAATATTTCCCAAAAATAAAAGAACTGCTGGCTAGATGCAGCACTAAATTATTGGTAACACTTCACAATGATCTAGATCCATTAAACGATGTATATGAAATTCTGGAAAACTCAATCAACGAAGACCCACCGCTATCCCTTAAAGAGGGAGGATTAATAAAGGATGGTTTTAATGCCGACATCGATAAATTGAGAAAAGCAGCTACTGAAGGCAAGAACTGGATAGCAGAACTCGAAAGAAAAGAGAAGGAAAGAACTGGTATAAAATCATTGAAAGTAGGCTATAACAAAGTATTCGGATATTACATCGAAGTTACAAAAGCCAACTTACCATTAGTCCCAAAAGAATATATTAGGAAACAAACTCTAGCAAATGGCGAAAGATTTGTAACCGAAGAGTTAAAGGAATATGAATCACTCATCCTGGGTGCTGAAGAAAAACTTTTAGAACTGGAATATGAAGTTTTCTGCCAAATCCGCGAAAAACTCATTGCAGAAATACCAAGGCTCAAAAAAAGCTCTCAAGTAATTTCCGTCCTGGATGTATTATTATCGCTTGCCGAAGTTGCAGCATGTAACAATTACGTAAAGCCTGAACTCACATTAAACGATGAAATACATATAATAGAAGGACGTCACCCCGTTGTAGAGCTGACTCTCAAAGATGAAATGTTTATCCCCAATGATACTCATATAGATTGTAAAGATTCAATGATATCGATTATCACAGGCCCCAACATGGCAGGAAAATCTACCTATATGAGACAAGTAGCCCTGATAGTGCTCATGGCTCATATAGGGAGTTTTGTACCAGCAAAAAGTGCTCAAATCGGAATAGTTGACCGCATCTTCACTCGAATTGGCGCTTCTGATAACCTCGCATCAGGCCAGAGCACTTTTATGGTGGAAATGATAGAAGTGGCCAATATATTAAAGAACGCCACTTCTAAGAGCTTACTCATTCTAGATGAAATTGGCCGAGGCACTAGTACTTATGATGGTCTAAGCATCGCGTGGGCTGTAATAGAATATATCAACAAACATATAAAGGCGAAAACTCTTTTTGCCACCCATTACCATGAGATAACTCAGCTAAAGAAACTAAAAGGTGTTAAAAATTTTAAGGTTCTAGTGAAAGAGCGTGGAGAAGACATTATATTTTTAAGAAAAATTGTAGATGGAGAAGCCGACAAAAGTTACGGCATTCAGGTAGCAAAACTTGCTGGATTACCAAAAAACGTTATACACAGGGCTCAACAAATTCTTGAGGAATTAGAACAGCATGACAAATCAAACATTCAAGCGAAACAAATAGCGGCAGTCGAAGATGTTGCTTCAACTTCAAGTGAGACACAGCTTAATATAGAAAGCATAAAAAATGAACAGGTCATTAGATTAATTAAAGATTTGGATATAAACACTATAACTCCTTTGGAAGCTCTCAATTTACTTTATTCAATTAAACAAAAACTGATTTAA